From Etheostoma spectabile isolate EspeVRDwgs_2016 chromosome 19, UIUC_Espe_1.0, whole genome shotgun sequence, the proteins below share one genomic window:
- the ankrd46b gene encoding ankyrin repeat domain-containing protein 46: MSYVFINDSSQTNVPLLQACIDGDLPFAKRLLETGCDPNIRDNRGRTGLHLAAARGNVEICRLLHKFGADLLATDYQGNTALHLCGHVDTIQFLVSNGLKIDICNHNGSTPLVLAKRRGVNKDAIRLLEGLEEQEVKGFNRGPHSKLETMQMADSESAMESHSLLNPNLQSSEGVLSSFRTTWQEFVEDLGFWRVLLLLVVIALLSLGIAYYVSGVLPFSSSQLELVH, encoded by the exons ATGTCCTATGTCTTCATCAATGACTCGTCGCAGACTAACGTGCCTCTGCTGCAGGCCTGCATTGATGGAGACCTGCCGTTCGCCAAGAGGCTCCTGGAGACGGGGTGCGACCCCAACATCCGAGACAACCGGGGCCGCACCGGCCTGCACCTAGCCGCCGCGCGAGGGAACGTGGAGATCTGCCGGCTCCTGCACAAGTTCGGCGCCGATCTGCTGGCGACTGATTATCAAGGAAACACAGCTCTGCATCTCTGTGGTCATGTGGACACGATACAGTTCCTGGTCTCCAACGGGCTGAAGATCGATATCTG CAACCACAACGGCTCCACCCCTCTGGTGCTGGCGAAGAGACGCGGCGTCAACAAGGACGCCATCCGTCTGCTGGAAGGACTGGAGGAGCAGGAGGTGAAGGGCTTCAACAGAGGACCCCACTCCAAACTGGAGACCATGCAGATGGCCGACAGCGAGAG TGCGATGGAGAGCCACTCCCTGCTCAACCCCAACCTGCAGAGCAGCGAGGGCGTCCTGTCCAGCTTCAGGACCACCTGGCAGGAGTTTGTGGAGGACCTGGGCTTCTGGAgggtcctgctgctgctggtggtcaTCGCCCTCCTCTCCCTGGGCATCGCCTACTACGTCAGCGGAGTCCTGCCTTTCTCCAGCAGCCAGCTGGAGCTGGTGCACTGA